A genomic stretch from Myripristis murdjan chromosome 12, fMyrMur1.1, whole genome shotgun sequence includes:
- the rpl17 gene encoding large ribosomal subunit protein uL22, whose amino-acid sequence MVRYSLDPENPTKSCKSRGSNLRVHFKNTRETAQAIKGMHIRKANKYLRDVIVKHQCVPFRRYNGGVGRCAQAKQFGWTQGRWPKKSAEFLLHMLKNAESNAELKGLDVDSLVIEHIQVNKAPKMRRRTYRAHGRINPYMSSPCHIEMILTEKEQIVPKPEEEVAQKKKVSQKKLKKQKLMARE is encoded by the exons ATGGTCCGCTACTCACTGGACCCCGAAAACCCGACCAAGT CATGCAAGTCGAGGGGCTCCAATCTCCGGGTTCACTTCAAG AACACCCGTGAGACAGCCCAGGCCATCAAGGGTATGCACATCCGCAAGGCTAACAAGTACCTGAGGGATGTTATTGTCAAGCACCAGTGTGTCCCTTTCCGTCGCTACAACGGCGGCGTTGGAAGGTGTGCCCAG GCCAAGCAGTTCGGCTGGACGCAGGGACGCTGGCCCAAGAAGAGCGCCGAGTTCCTCCTCCATATGCTCAAGAACGCTGAGAGCAACGCTGAGCTGAAG GGTCTGGACGTGGACTCCCTGGTCATCGAACACATCCAGGTGAACAAGGCCCCTAAAATGCGCAGGCGCACCTACCGTGCCCACGGACGCATCAACCCTTACATGAGCTCCCCCTGCCACATTGAGATGATCCTCACTGAGAAGGAGCAGATTGTCCCCAAACCAGAGGAGGAAGTGGCCCAGAAGAAAAAG gtTTCACAGAAGAAGCTGAAGAAGCAGAAACTCATGGCACGGGAGTAA